The DNA segment AATTGCCGCAGGTGACCTTTCCCAGCGCATCAACAAATCAGGGCCGGATGACGAACTTGGTGAGCTTGTGAAAGTCCTCAATGAAACCTTCAGCCGTCTTGAGGCTGCTTTTTCCAGGCAAAAGCAGTTTACCGCGGATGCCTCTCACGAGCTTCGCACTCCGGTGTCGCTCATCTTGGCGCACGCTCAAGGGGCGCTTCTTCGGGAGCAAACCCCTGCCGACTACAGGGAGGCACTAACTGACTGCGTTCTTGCCGCGCAACGAATGAAAGCGCTGATTGAATCCTTGCTCGATCTCGCCCGTTTTGATGCCGACGTCGAGGAGATGCGCCTGGAGCCATGTGACCTTGCGGTGCTGACTCGTGAATGTACGGAGCAGCTTCGGTTACTTGCCGACAGTAAAACCCTGCGACTGAATCTAGATCTTCAGGCAGCTCCTTGCCATGGGGATTCGGTTCGCCTGAAGCAGGTCATCAGCAATCTGGTCGTGAACGCCATTCATTTCACACCAGCTGAAGGAGGGATCACATTGACGACTTCCGGAGAACAGACCGCCCGCTTTTCAATCATCGATACAGGCCCTGGGATCGATGCAGCGCAGCTACCACTGATCTTCGAGCGCTTCCGAAGGTCCGATGCATCCCGCACCCGTGCAACGGGTGGAACAGGCCTGGGACTTGCCATCTGCAAAGCAATCGTTGAAGCCCATGGAGGGACCATCGCGGTTGACAGCGAATTACGGCAGGGAACCAAGTTCATCGTGGACGTTCCTCTGCGAGCAAACGCCTGAACAATCATCAACTCTCAACTTTGCATTCGCGTCCCCGGAAGATCGGCCTGTCAGATGTAGACACCCCCCTCGTGCATTTTGCGCGCACTCAGCGTCTTCCAGATTTTTATCGTGCGCGGAATCAACCATCAATTCAAGGCGCTCAGGCGGAGCAGCCATGGCCATGATATTTCTGTTCAGAGACACCCCCCCGCTGAAACCCCTACGGTTAGGGCATCCAACGACAAGGAACCTAGCAGAAACAGCTGCCCCAAGAGGGCATACAATCCTCGCCTCAAATGATTATGATGTGGAGGCATGCATGTCTCGCCCGGCCCCGTCGAATGATACCGCACGCTGTGCGGGGCCTCTCTGAGGCTCCGCGCGCTCTACCGTCGTTTAGTAACCGCCGTATACCTCGCGGTCATCATAGAAGACTTCGAATTGTTCGGAGGTGTTGGGATGCGAATTCCTCTGTTCGGATTCACCTGCCACACGCACGGTCTGTCGAGCTTCAGAGTTGGGCTCGCCAACGAACCGCTGCGGCAAGCTATTGGGGTAGTTTGCTGTGCTCATAGCCTGAAAAAAACGCTCCATAAAACCGGCTTCTTAGAATCCGAAAGCGGGGAATTCCTGGCGGGAAATCATGACACAGGGCCTTGGGAAAAATTTGCAAAACTGAGACATTTTTGCACTTCGAGCACTCCAAAGGCTCGACAGTAGATTCCTGATTATGAGCGTCTTAAACCACGCCCAATCTGGTACAGATTTTGTTGTGCGGAAAAATGGCGCTCCTCCTGGAGTCCAGCTGACTAGTCGTATTGCGCGGACGGCTGTCAGCTTCCCCCACCCGCGCCTACTCTACCTAACTCAACGTTCAAGCTATGAATGCTGTTATGCGATGGAATCCAATTCGCGAGATTGAAAGTCTTCAGAATCGAGTCTTCAACGCACTGGCACCCAGTACCTCCAACGGAACCTCCGAAAGCGAAGGCCAGCCCTGGGCGCCCCTGGTCGACATCGTGGAGGACGCATCGGAATACATCATCACCACGGAACTACCGCAGGTGCCCAAAGAGGATGTGAAGATAACCTTGGAAAACGGGCGGCTGACGGTCAGCGGAGAACGCAAACCGAGCGAGGAAAAGAAGGGCCGCAAAATCCACAGGCTCGAAAGGCCTTACGGAGCGTTCTTCCGGACATTCGCCCTCCCCAATGATGCCGAGCCCACCAAGGTGAACGCTGTCTTTAGAGAGGGTGTGCTGCAAATCACCGTGCCAAAGCATGAGAAGGCCCTTCCTCGCCAGATCGAAGTGAAGGTCGACTGAAGCACAAGGGTCGACTGAAGCACAAGCCGAGCGCCGCTTCCGGCTCGCTACGCAATGGAAGCAGCGACACGCACATGGAGACAAGAATCCCATCTGGCAGTCAACATGTCCTACCTCTTCCGACTCATGCCTCCACCGATATTGGGCACCCTGGTGCTGACACTCACCATTCTTCTTTGCCCTGTCCTCGTCGCCATGGTCGTACTGACCTCGCTGTTACGTGACACTTCGAAAATCGCTCGGACAAAACACGCACCTCGAGGCGCGGCCTCACGAGTGGGGCCACGGGAAACTCGATACGAGACACTTCAACCGAACCATCCCATCCGAATCTAACCGCACAAAGAAAGGAACCACGTCATGAAACACAATCGCACAACGGGCAACACTTCGCTCGCCCCCCATGCTCGTCGCAGCAACTGGAGCAGCAATCCCTGGATCATTCCGGCGATGCTGCCAGCTGACCTGGATTGGAGCGGAAGCGGCAATCATACCGCAACGGGTCCAGAAAACCTGGGAGCCGACATCCACGAGGATGCCGATCACTACTACGTCTGTATGGAGGTGCCCGGCATCAAAAGGCAGGATCTCGCCATTGAACTCAAAGACCGCATGTTGACGGTCTCTGGCCAGCGCTTCTGGAAACGAGGCGAAGGAGAAGCCGGGCAACCGTTCAGCCGGACCGTCGCCCTCCCTACAAGCATTGTGTGGGAGAAGATCACAGCGCGTCTCGAAGACGGCATGCTCACCATCACGCTCCCGAAAGCCGAGCATATCAAGCCCCGCATCATCCCACTGACCTAATCTGAAACCATGAACAACCCTTAAGCCTTTGATTGAAGAGAGGAGACAAAAACTATGAACTCAAAAACTTCATCCATATACCGCCGCCACGTCGCGGCCAGAACTCTAGCCTTGGTTCTTGCCTTCGCCCTCACAACGGTATCAGCATTCGGTGCAGAAAGCTCAAAAGAAGGACCCGGCGGCATTGCCGAACATCTTAAAAAATGGCAGGAAAAAATATCGGACACCTTCCGGGACGCCGTCAAAGGTCTGGACAAAGCGGGCACCCAGAACAAACCGGCAGGTTCCGTCTCTGCGGATTTCCGGGAACAAAACGACAGCTACATGCTCCGCCTGGACCTTCCGCACCGAACCCTCGACAAGGTCGAGGTCAACCTGACAGGAGAAACGCTCCGCGTCACAGCCCCAGAAGAGGGAGGAACGCAGCGCTACGAGCAAACAATCACCCTCAAAGATGTATCGGCCAATGCGATTCCCGTGGTAGAACGGAAACAAGGGCAGAACATGCTTGTGGTGACTATCCCCAAAACCCCAGTCAAGGCGGAATTGTCTGCCGCATCATCCAAGGGCTTACTAACACCTCCCTTGTACTTAGCGCGTGATACGGAGATCATGCAGCGGATGGAGCAGATGCGCCGAGACATGGACCGCGCTTTCGAGGATTCCTTCAATGCCTTCAAATTTATCCCCACTTACAAGGACATCTTCGACGAGTACCGCTTCGGATCCACCTACAATGTGGAAGACAAGGGCGACAGTTACGAGGTTCGCATCTTCCTTCCCGACCGAGGCATGGAAAACGTGATTGCCACGGTTGAAGGCCAGACACTACAAATCGAGGCGAGGAGCGAGAGCAGCCCTGCCGGCCAACAGTCCAATGATGGAGGAGTTCACAGAGCTGCGTACACCCAGCGCATTACGCTGCCCGGGCCGGTAGACCGCGCGAAGATGAAGGTGGAGAAGAAAGAGCGAATGATGGTGGTGATGCTGCCCAAGGCAACCACCCATTAAGACTAGTCTGTGCGTCATGAGCGGGTGCTGCCTTCCGTGGGTGAAGGGCAGCACCCTCATTCCAGAAATCGCCAAATGGAGGCGAACTCATCCATACATCTCCCATGATGTGTAATCATAGGGCTCACTAAAACTCCGATTTTATGACTTGCGGTTCGAATCATCTTTCGTCTGTCGGCTTATCTCCTACTGAATTGGCAAACCTTGCTGCCCACTTGGTTGCTTCCAACATTCTTGCACCTCCTCCGCATCTCGTCG comes from the Roseimicrobium gellanilyticum genome and includes:
- a CDS encoding sensor histidine kinase; its protein translation is MKRLSSIRVRLVGLIGLLLFVVLGGFGYMAWHRESVARIAAVDRALEERFNILISGFRPEAGQRVDEVSEPRLSPRARELFANGSGEDFYYVVWRKDGSIQARSQNAPEISLPAQTSNPKEIRERGVFRELVHFTPTGRCFVVGRNLHKDLDAMQADAGSLAVAGTAILLIGLALAWWIASSVTGPLQEVSRTAKQIAAGDLSQRINKSGPDDELGELVKVLNETFSRLEAAFSRQKQFTADASHELRTPVSLILAHAQGALLREQTPADYREALTDCVLAAQRMKALIESLLDLARFDADVEEMRLEPCDLAVLTRECTEQLRLLADSKTLRLNLDLQAAPCHGDSVRLKQVISNLVVNAIHFTPAEGGITLTTSGEQTARFSIIDTGPGIDAAQLPLIFERFRRSDASRTRATGGTGLGLAICKAIVEAHGGTIAVDSELRQGTKFIVDVPLRANA
- a CDS encoding Hsp20/alpha crystallin family protein, which encodes MRWNPIREIESLQNRVFNALAPSTSNGTSESEGQPWAPLVDIVEDASEYIITTELPQVPKEDVKITLENGRLTVSGERKPSEEKKGRKIHRLERPYGAFFRTFALPNDAEPTKVNAVFREGVLQITVPKHEKALPRQIEVKVD
- a CDS encoding Hsp20/alpha crystallin family protein, whose product is MKHNRTTGNTSLAPHARRSNWSSNPWIIPAMLPADLDWSGSGNHTATGPENLGADIHEDADHYYVCMEVPGIKRQDLAIELKDRMLTVSGQRFWKRGEGEAGQPFSRTVALPTSIVWEKITARLEDGMLTITLPKAEHIKPRIIPLT
- a CDS encoding Hsp20/alpha crystallin family protein, which encodes MNSKTSSIYRRHVAARTLALVLAFALTTVSAFGAESSKEGPGGIAEHLKKWQEKISDTFRDAVKGLDKAGTQNKPAGSVSADFREQNDSYMLRLDLPHRTLDKVEVNLTGETLRVTAPEEGGTQRYEQTITLKDVSANAIPVVERKQGQNMLVVTIPKTPVKAELSAASSKGLLTPPLYLARDTEIMQRMEQMRRDMDRAFEDSFNAFKFIPTYKDIFDEYRFGSTYNVEDKGDSYEVRIFLPDRGMENVIATVEGQTLQIEARSESSPAGQQSNDGGVHRAAYTQRITLPGPVDRAKMKVEKKERMMVVMLPKATTH